A genomic stretch from Parus major isolate Abel chromosome 28, Parus_major1.1, whole genome shotgun sequence includes:
- the MOB3A gene encoding MOB kinase activator 3A, which translates to MSHALKQVFNKDKTFRPKRKFEPGTQRFELHKKAQASLNAGLDLKVAVQLPPGEEQNDWVAVHVVDFFNRINLIYGTISDYCTEQSCPVMSGGPKYEYRWQDEHKYRKPTALSAPQYMNLLMDWIEVQINNEDIFPTNVGTPFPKNFLPVVKKILSRLFRVFVHVYIHHFDRITQMGSEAHVNTCYKHFYYFVKEFNLIDTKELEPLKEMTSRMCH; encoded by the exons atgtccCACGCTTTAAAGCAAGTGTTCAATAAAGACAAAACCTTCCGGCCGAAGCGCAAGTTCGAGCCGGGCACTCAGCGGTTTGAGCTGCACAAGAAGGCCCAGGCCTCGCTCAATGCCGGCCTGGACTTGAAGGTGGCCGTGCAGCTGCCGCCGGGCGAGGAGCAGAACGACTGGGTGGCCGTGCACGTCGTGGACTTCTTCAACCGCATCAACCTCATCTACGGCACCATCAGTGACTATTGCACGGAGCAGTCCTGCCCCGTCATGTCGGGGGGCCCCAAGTACGAGTACCGGTGGCAGGACGAGCACAAGTACCGCAAACCCACGGCCCTGTCCGCGCCCCAGTACATGAACCTGCTCATGGACTGGATCGAGGTGCAGATCAACAACGAGGACATCTTCCCCACCAACGTCG GTACTCCCTTCCCCAAGAACTTCCTGCCAGTGGTGAAGAAGATTCTCTCCAGGCTCTTCCGAGTGTTTGTCCACGTCTACATCCACCACTTCGACAGGATCACCCAGATGGGCTCGGAGGCCCACGTGAACACCTGCTACAAGCACTTTTACTACTTTGTGAAAGAGTTCAATCTCATAGACACCAAGGAGCTGGAGCCCCTG AAGGAAATGACATCCCGGATGTGCCACTGA